One genomic region from Gossypium hirsutum isolate 1008001.06 chromosome D13, Gossypium_hirsutum_v2.1, whole genome shotgun sequence encodes:
- the LOC107916718 gene encoding uncharacterized protein isoform X1 yields MEALAKEPEGVVVVIDIDGEEEQANQTDNEEQQQGTNSSRCSSSCSNEAKSGTSEIIKERGSSVSDTSCSSSSLEVDLEAEVVTETKLHLDNVERDCRICHLTLDPSNQECDLPIELGCSCKDDLAAAHKQCAEAWFKIKGNRICEICGSTARNVACMNETEMTEQWNDSNDSIAVAAAAAVPVGTRGADSRNFWQGHRFLNFLLACMVFAFVISWLFHFNIPS; encoded by the exons ATGGAAGCTTTAGCTAAAGAACCTGAAGGGGTTGTGGTAGTCATCGACATTGATGGAGAAGAAGAACAAGCAAACCAGACAGacaacgaggagcaacaacaagGGACCAACAGCAGCAGGTGTTCGTCGTCTTGTTCGAATGAAGCAAAATCTGGGACAAGTGAGATCATAAAGGAGAGGGGATCTTCAGTGTCGGATACTAgttgttcttcttcttccttaGAAGTGGATCTGGAAGCTGAGGTGGTGACTGAAACCAAGCTGCATTTGGACAATGTGGAGAGGGATTGTCGGATTTGTCATCTCACCTTGGATCCAAGTAACCAAGAATGTGATTTGCCTATTGAGTTGGGGTGTTCTTGTAAAGATGATTTAGCTGCTGCTCATAAACAGTGTGCTGAAGCCTGGTTCAAAATTAAGGGAAACAG AATATGTGAGATTTGTGGATCCACTGCTCGCAACGTTGCTTGCATGAACGAGACCGAGATGACGGAGCAATGGAATGATTCGAATGATTCCATAGCTGTGGCGGCAGCAGCGGCAGTTCCTGTCGGGACTCGTGGTGCAGACTCGAGAAACTTCTGGCAGGGTCATCGGTTTCTAAATTTCCTACTAGCTTGTATGGTCTTTGCCTTTGTAATCTCTTGGCTCTTTCACTTTAATATACCATCATGA
- the LOC107916718 gene encoding uncharacterized protein isoform X2 has product MEALAKEPEGVVVVIDIDGEEEQANQTDNEEQQQGTNSSRCSSSCSNEAKSGTSEIIKERGSSVSDTSCSSSSLEVDLEAEVVTETKLHLDNVERDCRICHLTLDPSNQECDLPIELGCSCKDDLAAAHKQCAEAWFKIKGNRICEICGSTARNVACMNETEMTEQWNDSNDSIAVAAAAAVPVGTRGADSRNFWQGHRFLNFLLALQKMMRAAQ; this is encoded by the exons ATGGAAGCTTTAGCTAAAGAACCTGAAGGGGTTGTGGTAGTCATCGACATTGATGGAGAAGAAGAACAAGCAAACCAGACAGacaacgaggagcaacaacaagGGACCAACAGCAGCAGGTGTTCGTCGTCTTGTTCGAATGAAGCAAAATCTGGGACAAGTGAGATCATAAAGGAGAGGGGATCTTCAGTGTCGGATACTAgttgttcttcttcttccttaGAAGTGGATCTGGAAGCTGAGGTGGTGACTGAAACCAAGCTGCATTTGGACAATGTGGAGAGGGATTGTCGGATTTGTCATCTCACCTTGGATCCAAGTAACCAAGAATGTGATTTGCCTATTGAGTTGGGGTGTTCTTGTAAAGATGATTTAGCTGCTGCTCATAAACAGTGTGCTGAAGCCTGGTTCAAAATTAAGGGAAACAG AATATGTGAGATTTGTGGATCCACTGCTCGCAACGTTGCTTGCATGAACGAGACCGAGATGACGGAGCAATGGAATGATTCGAATGATTCCATAGCTGTGGCGGCAGCAGCGGCAGTTCCTGTCGGGACTCGTGGTGCAGACTCGAGAAACTTCTGGCAGGGTCATCGGTTTCTAAATTTCCTACTAGCTT